A stretch of DNA from Macrotis lagotis isolate mMagLag1 chromosome X, bilby.v1.9.chrom.fasta, whole genome shotgun sequence:
CAAATGAAACAGTCCTGAATTTTTCACAAAGAAATTACCAATGTTTAGGTCATAAGCAACATGGCTTCCATTTTTCAATAAAACTTCAATGttatgaaaaatattacaaattgataaaaattagtatttctttacttttttatgtaaTGGTCTCTGCTGGTGATCTTGTGATGCCTATggacccccttctcagaataatggtcTTAAATGCAAACAATGAAATACATTAGGATTatggagaaaattatatttactgttataaaaatatttttaagattcatGGACCCAAAAATTAAGAACTCCTGCAATAGAATAAATTAAGGGGGATCTGCAAAAGGCTTAGTTTGTGAAGACTAATATTGCTGCCAAAATATTACTAGTATATATTAGTTATAAGGAAGTTTTCAAAACACTTACGTCCAATACTTATGTCTAGAAATAAAGCTATAAAAGTCAGTTGAACTATAGTGCTTTGTATTCAAAAAGTATTACATTTAAATACAATGCTGgacaataatttaataaaattttaaaaccttttaaaaaatccgAACATTTTAAGATATACTTCCTTCTACCCCAATAACAACAACTACCTTCAGTACAATGTTGTGTGGTTTCCTACCTGTTTCTGGAGCCATCTTTGATGTCTTCGTTGCTTCCTTCTCAGATTCTTtaacttgtttctttctctcttgttaAGCCTTTGATTAATGGCCCCCAAGGAGAAACCAGCAGACTGTAAGAAGCCAATAGATGAGATGCCTTCCTCCTGGCCATCAGGCTCATCCATACCACTGACAGCAACAGGGAAGTCCATCCGGAAAGGCAGTTCATCAATAGTATTATGATGAGAATGTACAATGGAAGACTCTAAACCACATTGAAATTCTTCTTCTCTTTGTCTTATTGTATTACAGGAAGGCACTGAAAATCTTTGCAGTAGCCCATTTCCATCAAAAGTGGATGAATCCGGAGAGGCATGACTATTTTTACTACAACCTACATACAAGCCATGAGGGTCAAAAGGCTGTGATTCATTTAGCCTGTTACAGGCAGGAATCTTATCATGTGCTTCACATAAAGTAGGCAATAAAACCAGTTTCTCTCTGATGTTCAGATCCAAACTATGTGATTTTCTATGAAAAGCTCTTATACTGCATCTCTCATTTACAGACGGGGGAACAAAAAGACAGTATTTTGGATTAGATGCTTTGAAGTGCAGTTTTTCACTCTTCATATCAAAATTGGTTGAGCGTACCTCCAGGCAAAGAGCTTCAGTTAATCTTCCGGGAACATTATTATTTTGGGCCATGTTTAAAAGCCCTTGGTTTTTGTTCTCCCAGGCAACACTTGTACTTTTGAGCGTATTCTCCTTGTCAAGGCCTGACTGAACTCTATAAAGCAACAAGAATTTTACTGATGATCTTGTTTGACTGATTATACAAATAGACTGGTAATCTGACCTGCTCTCGCAAAGATGTACAAATTGGCCACAGGAACATTTTGGGTTGCTGATGAAGTTAGAGCCCCCCAAACGGGCCCCCCAAAATGGGCAATTCAGATTTCCAATTGTCCACTGTGCCTAcaggaacagaaaataaaaaatatgttaattgtgtgtgtgtgtgtgtgtgtgtgtgtgtgtgtgtgtgtgtgtgtgcgtgtgtgagacagggggagagggagagagagagagagagagagagattaagtgaaaaACAGCTATGTGAAACTTTACTATGGTAAAAGCAAACTTTCTATTTCTGAAAAGCAGCTTGAATTAGTAAATGAAACAGAACTTTAAAAATTGTCGGAATATTATTCTTAAATACTATTAAAGCTGGATATAGATTCAGTGTGTATCTAAACCCGGGATAAAAGAAATTCATCtataaagttgaatttgaaagtaaaGTCTCAAAGTAAAGATTCTGTTTGGGTATATTTCTTTCATactaaatgagaaaaattcttacaagaaatggaataaatctttgcctagttttttaCATACAGCTAAAGTACCACTAACTGCATTTATTAGGTAGAACAAAATAGAGATTCAAATTTAAAAACTAGTAGTAAAATGAACTGGCTTAAATATTATTCATAGTTACTGTAGGAAGTAACAGAACATTTGCAATGTTCTAATACATTATGTAAGGTGAAGAACAATTATAAatactgaattatttttctaaggAGACTAATGGAGTAAGAAAATATGTACAAATTTTGTACACCACCAAACATTACAAAACCAGAAAtctgtatataaataaaatttcaacaatttgaatctaaaaattttaaagaaaaaagattaggCATCTCAGGTttgggtttttaaaatatatatataaaaattatgcaTTGAAGCAGATGAATAAAACCTCTCCTCTTCCACTTTGATACTCCCAGTCctaaatatattttcccagtGACTCTAATGTTATAGAGAGGCTTTTAATTTAAGAGCAGTCTTTAAAACTtactaaaatattagaaaagaaaatttctatgttttttcaattgataaCAGCTTTGGTATTTTACATGGcataaaaaaatcctgaaaaatttATAAAGAGAACAAGTATTTCTGGACTTCTGAAGAAGGTAGAATATTCAATTTTAGATTATGGTAGCAATGGCAAGTTTCTTAgtaaaattatctttctctttttcaagtcTTCTTTTGAACAACCTCAAACAATGTTTATTTAGGATTTGTTCCAAATAGAATGAATGCAATTCATACCATAACTTGATCACTTCTAAGCCTGGATCATCTAGATAGATAATAAACATGCTATGAGGTCCCAAATAGTGACTAGAGAATGAAACTTTGCCCAGAATTGAAGTTCAGCAGGTATTTTGGGCATCGGTGGATAGAATCCTGGACCTAAATTTTAGTCAGTaagactaagttcaaatctggccctcagacacttatgaagGTTGACCCTGCGCAAGTcactctataaaatgagctagagaaggaaatggcaagctactttgctatctttgccaagaacactccAAATGGTGTCACCAAGATTCAGATACAACTTAAAAGGCCTGAACAACAACATGAAAGGGAGCATTGTCCATCTTTTGTAATAACATAAAAGATAAAGTATCATATAAGGTAAGTGTTGGGAAGGAAGTATAAATAGGGAAAATAGGATTTCTGTTGGCTGAAGAACAAAtaagttagaagaaaaataccaaaatcaaatataaacctATGTTTACCCTATAAATCTGGGGACTAAATTTGACAAAATCTCAGTTCTTAGGAACTTTGAAGAATGGTTTGTTTGGGTATCCAATCATAAATATCACAAAGAAATGATTcctagttttatatatatgtataagagaCAGTCTAGGTTTGATGTAAGGGTTATAGAGTTGAAGATCTGATCTTAGAATAAGGACTTTGATTCAAACTTtgtctctga
This window harbors:
- the RNF180 gene encoding E3 ubiquitin-protein ligase RNF180 isoform X1, encoding MNIEALPEWMNYVLEKAQWTIGNLNCPFWGARLGGSNFISNPKCSCGQFVHLCESRSDYQSICIISQTRSSVKFLLLYRVQSGLDKENTLKSTSVAWENKNQGLLNMAQNNNVPGRLTEALCLEVRSTNFDMKSEKLHFKASNPKYCLFVPPSVNERCSIRAFHRKSHSLDLNIREKLVLLPTLCEAHDKIPACNRLNESQPFDPHGLYVGCSKNSHASPDSSTFDGNGLLQRFSVPSCNTIRQREEEFQCGLESSIVHSHHNTIDELPFRMDFPVAVSGMDEPDGQEEGISSIGFLQSAGFSLGAINQRLNKRERNKLKNLRRKQRRHQRWLQKQTLNNDVSTDDDNECTEEKESYICAVCLDVYFNPYMCYPCHHIFCEPCLRTLAKDNPTSTPCPLCRTIISRVFFQTELNNATKTFFTKEYLKIKQSFQKSNSAKWPLPTCRKAFHLFGGFGGRADPVTRRQFPHGAHRMDYMHFEDDSRAWWFDMDMVIIYIYSVNWVIGFIVFCFLCYFFFPF
- the RNF180 gene encoding E3 ubiquitin-protein ligase RNF180 isoform X2, with the protein product MKKLKMGIKMYSQEEVVILRCWKCIANSECFTNCVGNQLSKQNGHDLAAIPQKTCNVLHMNIEALPEWMNYVLEKAQWTIGNLNCPFWGARLGGSNFISNPKCSCGQFVHLCESRSDYQSICIISQTRSSVKFLLLYRVQSGLDKENTLKSTSVAWENKNQGLLNMAQNNNVPGRLTEALCLEVRSTNFDMKSEKLHFKASNPKYCLFVPPSVNERCSIRAFHRKSHSLDLNIREKLVLLPTLCEAHDKIPACNRLNESQPFDPHGLYVGCSKNSHASPDSSTFDGNGLLQRFSVPSCNTIRQREEEFQCGLESSIVHSHHNTIDELPFRMDFPVAVSGMDEPDGQEEGISSIGFLQSAGFSLGAINQRLNKRERNKLKNLRRKQRRHQRWLQKQTLNNDVSTDDDNECTEEKESYICAVCLDVYFNPYMCYPCHHIFCEPCLRTLAKDNPTSTPCPLCRTIISRVFFQTELNNATKTFFTKEYLKIKQSFQKSNSAKWPLPTCRKAFHLFGGFGGRADPVTRRQFPHGAHRMDYMHFEDDSRAWWFDMDMVIIYIYSVNWVIGFIVFCFLCYFFFPF